In one window of Mytilus galloprovincialis chromosome 6, xbMytGall1.hap1.1, whole genome shotgun sequence DNA:
- the LOC143078319 gene encoding metalloproteinase inhibitor 3-like → MLLIIFLMMFAIVTMTQVNGECTCGNKTLHQHFCDDEFVVKVVILDHKLSDDSDNGRKYITYVLNNYKENNELMPWDYLELFTNSTNSTCGVTLMPSHHYILGEGKHWISLCNLVVVGRDIPCERNDYNNCDCKIIYEKCKTTKCPNENDSCIYNPKESEHLTDACLRNKITGKCQWKTCPAA, encoded by the exons ATGTTATTGATCATATTCTTGATGATGTTTGCAATTGTAACAATGACTCAAGTGAATGGGGAATGTACGTGTGGAAATAAAACTCTACACCAGCATTTCTGTGATGATGAATTCG TTGTTAAAGTTGTGATCCTTGATCACAAATTAAGCGATGACAGTGATAATGGAAGAAAATACATAACGTatgttttgaataattacaaG GAAAATAATGAGTTAATGCCATGGGACTATCTGGAACTATTTACAAATTCTACCAATAGCACGTGTGGTGTTACACTTATGCCATCCCATCATTACATTTTAGGAG AGGGTAAGCACTGGATATCTCtgtgtaatttagtggttgttggaAGGGACATTCCTTGTGAGAGGAATGATTATAACAACTGCGATTGCAAG aTAATATATGAAAAATGCAAGACAACGAAATGTCCAAATGAAAACGACTCGTGTATCTACAATCCAAAGGAAAGCGAACACTTGACAGATGCATGCCTTCGGAATAAAATAACTGGAAAATGTCAATGGAAAACTTGTCCGGCTGCCTAA